The proteins below come from a single Chitinophaga pinensis DSM 2588 genomic window:
- a CDS encoding elongation factor G, with translation MKTYDEKHIRNIVLLGAAKSGKTTLCETMLFEAGIISRRGTVEEGNTVSDYHDVEHERGSSVYATCLHTEWRDYKINIIDTPGLEDFIGEIISSIRVCDTALLLLNAQHGVEVGTEQIWDYVDKYQKPTILAVNQLDTEQANFSRTVEEARRVFGSAVTVMQYPVDQGPGFNSVIDLLKMTMYRFPENGGKPEKLPIPDSEKEQAERLHNELVEKAAENDDTLMEQYFEKGSLDEDEMRQGLKIGMLKHHVFPVFCLSALHNMGSGRLMGFIDNVAPAAIDMPAEQAEDGSPIPCDPSASPVLFVFKTLQEPHIGRLSFFKVLAGEIKAGVELYSEKGNTVERLNQLFITDGRNRHPAEVLRAGDIGCTLKLKNTLTNHTLLADKQSGKQVKPIGFPTPKVRVAIEATNKADDEKLSEVLAELHMEDPTLEIEYNRELKQVILHGQGDLHLALTKWRLLNIYKMHVEFLPAKIPYRETIRKHAAATYRHKKQSGGAGQFGEVFITIEPYYDGMPPYREHPVRETEEIALNWGGKLVFNNCIVGGAIEARFLPSILKGVMEKMQEGPLTGSYVRDIRVSVYDGKMHPVDSNDISFKIAGMMAFRDAFHQAAPQLLEPVFDIDITAADTMAGDVMSELQSRRSIITGMDSQNGYQVIKARTPQAELDKLYAALRNVTQGKAKIKAVFAEYAPVPPELQKKLSEEYKGAELVA, from the coding sequence ATGAAGACCTATGATGAGAAGCACATCAGGAACATTGTATTATTGGGCGCCGCCAAGAGCGGAAAGACGACCCTTTGTGAAACCATGCTGTTTGAAGCTGGTATTATTTCCCGACGCGGTACAGTAGAAGAAGGAAACACTGTTTCCGACTATCATGATGTAGAGCATGAAAGGGGAAGTTCTGTCTATGCTACCTGCCTTCACACGGAATGGCGTGATTATAAGATTAATATTATCGACACACCCGGACTGGAAGATTTCATCGGTGAGATCATTTCTTCCATCAGGGTCTGTGACACGGCTTTACTGCTCCTGAATGCGCAGCATGGAGTGGAAGTGGGGACTGAGCAGATCTGGGATTATGTGGATAAATACCAGAAGCCGACTATTCTGGCGGTCAATCAGCTGGATACGGAGCAGGCCAACTTCTCCCGTACAGTAGAAGAAGCCCGTCGTGTATTCGGATCGGCAGTGACGGTGATGCAGTATCCTGTCGACCAGGGACCAGGGTTTAACAGTGTCATCGACCTCTTAAAAATGACGATGTACCGGTTCCCGGAAAACGGTGGTAAGCCGGAGAAACTGCCTATCCCTGACAGTGAGAAAGAACAGGCGGAGCGGCTGCACAATGAGCTGGTAGAGAAAGCAGCAGAAAATGATGATACGCTGATGGAGCAGTATTTTGAAAAGGGCAGTCTGGATGAAGATGAAATGCGGCAGGGATTGAAGATCGGTATGCTGAAACACCATGTGTTCCCGGTATTCTGTTTGTCCGCCTTACATAATATGGGCAGCGGACGCCTGATGGGATTCATCGATAATGTCGCTCCGGCTGCCATAGACATGCCTGCAGAGCAGGCGGAAGACGGTAGCCCTATTCCATGTGATCCTTCAGCATCCCCCGTATTGTTTGTGTTTAAAACCCTCCAGGAGCCCCATATAGGGCGCCTTTCGTTTTTTAAGGTACTGGCAGGCGAAATTAAAGCAGGTGTCGAATTATACAGCGAAAAGGGCAATACCGTCGAACGACTCAATCAGCTGTTTATTACAGATGGCCGTAACCGTCATCCGGCGGAGGTATTACGTGCCGGAGATATCGGCTGTACGCTGAAACTGAAAAATACCCTCACCAACCATACACTGTTAGCAGATAAACAATCCGGTAAACAAGTGAAACCGATCGGGTTCCCGACCCCTAAAGTCAGGGTAGCTATTGAAGCGACGAATAAAGCGGATGACGAGAAACTGAGTGAAGTCCTGGCGGAGTTGCATATGGAAGATCCCACACTGGAAATAGAATACAACCGTGAACTGAAACAGGTGATCCTGCATGGTCAGGGCGATCTGCATCTTGCATTGACCAAATGGCGTTTGCTGAATATCTACAAAATGCATGTGGAATTCCTGCCGGCGAAGATCCCTTACCGGGAAACGATCCGTAAACATGCTGCGGCTACTTACCGTCATAAGAAGCAGTCTGGCGGCGCCGGTCAGTTTGGAGAGGTATTTATCACCATTGAGCCCTATTACGACGGGATGCCTCCCTATAGGGAACATCCGGTGAGAGAGACCGAAGAAATTGCCTTGAACTGGGGCGGTAAACTGGTGTTCAACAATTGTATCGTAGGCGGTGCGATAGAAGCCCGTTTCCTGCCTTCCATCCTGAAAGGTGTGATGGAGAAAATGCAGGAAGGTCCGCTGACGGGTTCCTATGTACGCGATATCCGGGTAAGTGTATATGATGGTAAAATGCATCCTGTAGACAGTAATGATATTTCCTTCAAAATTGCTGGCATGATGGCTTTCCGCGATGCTTTCCATCAGGCAGCGCCGCAGTTACTGGAACCGGTATTTGATATTGATATTACTGCTGCGGATACGATGGCGGGCGATGTAATGAGTGAGTTACAAAGCCGCAGAAGTATCATTACGGGTATGGATTCCCAGAATGGTTACCAGGTGATCAAGGCACGTACGCCACAGGCAGAACTGGATAAACTGTATGCTGCATTGCGGAATGTGACACAAGGGAAAGCGAAGATCAAAGCGGTCTTTGCGGAATACGCACCAGTGCCACCGGAATTGCAGAAGAAGTTGTCCGAAGAGTATAAAGGCGCGGAGCTGGTTGCTTAG
- a CDS encoding ABC transporter ATP-binding protein produces the protein MKLFLYYLKSYKWLIALALLLATINQVFSLLDPYIFGRIVDLFAKNPHTNAGGVARTQSDYVTGVIFWLLASVGVAMVSRIAKAFQDYFTNVIIQKFGARIYTDGLRHSLRLPYQQFEDQRSGETLAVLQKVRTDSEKFITSFVNVLFVALIGVVFVMIYAFTVHWSLVFVYFGGSLILGWLINVLSRKIKTIQKTIVKETTMLAGATTESLRNIELVKSLGLTHQEIRRLNSTTIRILMLELKKVRSIRSISFVQGTFVNFLRQSILFMLLFLIYKDTVTVGQMFTLQLYSFFIFGPLQELGNIIMSYREAQVSLLNFESIMQTPVEDTPSDPVKINRIDTLTFNHVGFKHLTAENKALDDINFSVNVGETIAFVGPSGSGKTTLVKLLVGLYSPQEGAIGYNGVDSREIDIEELRYQIGFVTQDTQLFSGTIKENLLFVNPQATDEELLKVMKDASCTTLLERADNGLNSVIGEGGMKISGGEKQRLSIARALLRHPRLLVFDEATSALDSLTEESITNTVRDITSTREHITVMIAHRLSTIMHADRIYVLEKGRIVETGTHSALVEEKGLYYAMWRQQIGER, from the coding sequence ATGAAACTGTTCTTATATTATTTAAAAAGTTACAAATGGTTGATAGCACTGGCTTTGTTATTAGCAACCATTAACCAGGTATTCTCCCTGCTGGATCCGTATATTTTTGGCCGGATCGTGGACCTTTTTGCGAAAAATCCGCATACCAATGCAGGCGGGGTAGCACGTACGCAGTCCGACTATGTGACCGGCGTTATTTTCTGGCTCCTGGCATCCGTCGGAGTTGCCATGGTGTCCCGTATAGCCAAAGCATTCCAGGACTATTTTACGAACGTCATTATCCAGAAATTCGGCGCCCGTATTTACACGGACGGATTACGTCACTCCTTAAGACTTCCTTATCAGCAGTTTGAAGATCAGCGTAGCGGTGAAACACTGGCTGTTTTACAAAAAGTACGTACTGATAGTGAGAAGTTCATTACTTCCTTTGTCAACGTATTGTTCGTCGCATTGATCGGCGTTGTTTTCGTGATGATATATGCGTTCACCGTTCACTGGAGCCTGGTATTCGTATATTTTGGTGGTAGTCTGATACTCGGCTGGTTAATCAATGTACTGAGCAGAAAGATCAAAACCATCCAGAAAACGATCGTGAAGGAAACTACCATGCTGGCAGGCGCCACTACGGAATCCCTCCGCAATATCGAACTGGTAAAAAGCCTTGGTCTGACGCATCAGGAGATCCGCAGACTCAACTCTACCACTATCCGTATCCTGATGCTGGAACTGAAAAAAGTGCGCAGCATCCGCAGTATCAGTTTCGTACAGGGTACCTTCGTCAACTTCCTGCGTCAGAGCATTCTGTTCATGCTGCTGTTCCTCATCTATAAGGACACCGTTACCGTAGGACAGATGTTCACACTGCAATTGTACTCCTTCTTTATTTTCGGTCCTTTACAGGAGTTGGGTAATATCATCATGTCCTACAGGGAAGCCCAGGTATCCCTGCTGAACTTCGAAAGTATTATGCAGACGCCTGTGGAAGATACCCCTTCAGATCCGGTGAAGATCAACCGTATCGATACGCTGACCTTCAACCATGTAGGATTCAAACACCTGACAGCTGAAAATAAAGCACTGGATGATATCAATTTCAGCGTAAATGTAGGTGAGACGATCGCGTTTGTCGGTCCGTCAGGTTCCGGTAAAACAACACTGGTAAAACTGCTGGTCGGACTGTATTCACCTCAGGAAGGCGCGATTGGTTACAACGGTGTGGATAGCAGGGAAATAGATATCGAGGAACTGCGTTACCAGATCGGTTTCGTAACCCAGGATACACAGTTATTCTCCGGTACTATTAAAGAAAACCTGTTATTTGTCAATCCACAGGCTACTGATGAAGAGCTACTCAAAGTAATGAAAGACGCCAGCTGTACAACCTTACTGGAACGTGCAGACAATGGTCTGAATTCAGTGATCGGTGAAGGCGGTATGAAGATCTCAGGTGGTGAAAAGCAACGTTTATCCATCGCACGTGCTTTGTTACGTCATCCGCGACTGCTGGTATTTGACGAAGCCACATCTGCCCTGGATTCCCTCACAGAAGAATCCATCACCAATACCGTGCGTGATATCACTTCTACCCGTGAACATATCACCGTCATGATCGCTCACAGGTTATCCACTATTATGCACGCTGACAGGATCTACGTACTGGAAAAAGGCCGTATCGTAGAAACGGGTACGCATAGTGCACTGGTAGAAGAAAAAGGCTTGTATTATGCGATGTGGAGACAACAGATTGGAGAGAGATAG
- a CDS encoding DUF983 domain-containing protein, with the protein MLTMKCPHCRRGDMFKTKNAYTNLRKTFDMHEHCPVCGQKYELETGFWFGTGYVSYALAVAFSVATLIAYWVFFGMSWEDNSVFIWLGINGVLLVLLQPWLMRISRVIYLYFFVYYDESTAELPDK; encoded by the coding sequence ATGCTTACTATGAAATGCCCGCACTGCCGCAGAGGAGATATGTTTAAGACGAAAAATGCATATACTAACCTCCGGAAGACGTTTGATATGCATGAACATTGTCCTGTCTGCGGACAAAAATACGAACTGGAAACAGGGTTCTGGTTTGGTACAGGATATGTAAGTTATGCTTTGGCGGTAGCATTCTCGGTCGCTACCCTGATTGCCTACTGGGTCTTCTTCGGTATGTCCTGGGAAGATAATAGTGTCTTCATCTGGTTGGGTATCAACGGGGTATTGCTGGTATTACTGCAACCCTGGCTGATGCGTATCAGCAGAGTCATCTATCTCTACTTCTTCGTTTACTATGATGAAAGCACGGCAGAATTGCCGGACAAATAA
- a CDS encoding TonB-dependent receptor has protein sequence MHYLRVLYTAVFISLLSYSSGFANLYNGDDANNSLSGTVTDKASNGPLPGATVYLPDLHIGASANTQGQYELKNLPKGKYLVEVHYIGYAAFTEVIQIDGSTHKDFSLSETLLEKNEVVITGVNLATTLKKTPTPVSVVRKEYLDANISTNIVDAIAKLPGVSQLTTGPAISKPFIRGLGYNRVVVVGDGVRQEGQQWGDEHGIEIDDYNVSRVEVLKGPSSLVYGSDALAGVVNIVPPGAVAAGQVKGNVAANYLSNNGQISYHADIAGTSKGGFSWSAFGTQKFAHDYKNKYDGYVFNSKFKNINYGGSLGLNKQWGSSILRFTSFNQELGLVEGDRNENGQFIKPINNNGQEDEAVATNDDFKSYSIGVPKQKITHNKLVWDNNLYLHNGGRLGLTLGYQWNRRKELGNVLEPDEPELFLKLNTFNYGLKYYLPEMNGWQTTIGVNGMQQKNNIGGEEYLIPAYDLFDAGVFAVTSKTFDKLTLSGGLRFDNRHMNIKGLQLNDEGVPVDNGGETKFSTFDRNFSNVSGSAGISYAASEQVTLKLNAARGFRAPNVSELAANGVHEGTIKYEYGNSDLKPEVSTQGDLGVEFNSQHISLTASVFYNHINNFIFARKLVSVAGTDSIPVDDNEDGYAAFKYQQHTANLYGGEFMLDIHPHPIDWLHFENTVSYVRTAISGGTDSTKYLPNIPAARWLSELKGNFKKVGGVMQNAYVGVQMDRTFAQNDIFYAYQTETATSGYTLLNAGIGTDFINRKSNKVLFSLHLAANNLTDVAYQNHLSRLKYAAVNEVTGRSGVYNMGRNFSVKVVVPIDFK, from the coding sequence ATGCACTATTTACGTGTTCTCTATACAGCTGTCTTTATCAGCTTACTTAGCTATTCATCCGGATTTGCTAATTTATACAACGGTGACGATGCCAATAATTCACTCAGCGGAACAGTGACTGATAAAGCTTCTAACGGCCCTTTACCAGGGGCTACCGTTTATCTGCCCGATCTGCATATAGGCGCTTCTGCCAACACACAGGGACAATACGAACTCAAAAACCTGCCAAAAGGTAAATACCTCGTGGAGGTGCACTATATCGGTTACGCCGCTTTTACTGAAGTGATTCAGATCGATGGCAGCACACACAAGGACTTCTCATTATCTGAAACACTGCTGGAAAAAAATGAAGTGGTGATCACAGGTGTTAACCTGGCGACAACCCTGAAAAAGACACCTACGCCTGTAAGTGTTGTCAGAAAGGAATACCTCGACGCTAATATCTCCACCAATATCGTGGACGCAATTGCTAAGCTGCCAGGTGTGAGTCAGCTGACTACCGGACCCGCCATTTCCAAACCATTCATCCGTGGTCTGGGTTACAACCGCGTAGTAGTTGTAGGTGATGGTGTACGCCAGGAAGGACAACAGTGGGGTGATGAACATGGTATTGAAATTGACGATTATAACGTAAGCAGGGTAGAAGTACTGAAAGGACCTTCTTCACTGGTATATGGTTCTGATGCGCTGGCGGGTGTAGTGAATATCGTACCTCCGGGCGCCGTTGCTGCCGGACAGGTAAAAGGCAATGTGGCTGCGAATTATCTGAGCAATAACGGTCAGATTTCCTATCACGCAGACATCGCAGGTACTTCAAAAGGAGGCTTCAGCTGGAGCGCTTTTGGTACCCAGAAATTTGCACATGACTACAAGAATAAATACGATGGCTACGTATTTAACTCCAAGTTTAAAAATATCAACTATGGTGGAAGTCTCGGTTTGAATAAACAATGGGGTTCTTCCATCCTGCGTTTCACTTCCTTTAACCAGGAACTTGGACTGGTAGAAGGTGACCGGAATGAAAATGGTCAATTCATCAAGCCGATTAATAACAATGGTCAGGAAGATGAAGCCGTTGCTACGAATGATGATTTCAAATCTTACAGCATCGGCGTACCTAAGCAGAAAATCACCCACAACAAACTGGTATGGGATAATAATCTCTATCTGCACAATGGGGGCCGTCTGGGACTGACACTGGGTTATCAGTGGAACCGTCGTAAGGAATTAGGGAATGTGCTGGAGCCGGATGAACCGGAATTGTTCCTGAAATTGAACACCTTTAACTACGGTCTGAAATACTATTTACCGGAAATGAATGGCTGGCAGACAACTATCGGCGTAAATGGTATGCAGCAGAAAAATAATATCGGAGGAGAAGAATACCTGATTCCTGCTTATGACCTGTTTGATGCAGGCGTATTCGCAGTAACCAGCAAAACCTTTGATAAACTGACACTGAGCGGTGGTCTCCGTTTTGACAACCGTCATATGAACATCAAAGGTCTGCAGTTGAATGATGAAGGCGTACCTGTTGACAATGGCGGTGAAACGAAGTTTTCTACTTTCGATCGTAATTTCTCTAATGTATCCGGAAGTGCTGGTATCAGCTATGCTGCCAGTGAGCAGGTAACGCTGAAGCTGAATGCCGCCCGTGGTTTCCGTGCGCCTAACGTATCAGAACTGGCGGCAAATGGCGTTCATGAAGGTACCATCAAATATGAATATGGCAACAGTGATCTGAAGCCGGAAGTGAGTACACAGGGCGACCTGGGTGTTGAGTTCAATTCACAACACATATCACTGACAGCAAGCGTATTCTACAACCATATCAATAACTTCATTTTTGCCCGTAAACTGGTGAGTGTTGCCGGTACGGATTCTATTCCGGTAGATGACAATGAAGATGGTTATGCTGCATTCAAATATCAGCAGCATACGGCTAATCTGTATGGTGGTGAATTCATGCTGGATATCCATCCCCATCCGATTGACTGGCTGCATTTTGAGAATACTGTTTCTTATGTACGCACTGCTATTTCAGGTGGTACAGATTCAACGAAATATCTGCCTAATATTCCTGCAGCCCGCTGGTTATCTGAGCTGAAGGGCAATTTCAAGAAAGTAGGTGGTGTGATGCAGAATGCATATGTAGGTGTACAGATGGATAGAACATTTGCACAGAATGATATTTTCTATGCTTACCAGACAGAAACAGCTACATCGGGTTATACTTTATTAAATGCAGGTATAGGTACTGACTTCATTAACAGGAAGAGTAATAAAGTGTTATTCTCTCTGCACCTGGCAGCTAACAACCTGACAGATGTAGCTTATCAGAATCACCTCAGCCGCCTGAAATATGCTGCTGTAAATGAAGTGACAGGCAGAAGCGGTGTGTATAATATGGGGAGGAACTTCAGTGTGAAGGTAGTGGTACCGATTGATTTTAAATAA
- a CDS encoding DUF1501 domain-containing protein has product MKRRDFLKYTAPATILPTFINGFAVKAFAGSSLLNALQKSAEDNDHVLVMIQMIGGNDGLNMIVPLDVYADYQAARTNIAIKEGEVLPLANNIKTGFHPAMTGLQELYENGKVCVVQSVGYPSPDYSHFRAMDIWLSGSDQNQIIETGWAGRYLETQYPGFPDSYEGSDPLAIQIGSLTSPVFQGADANMAVAISSSSEFYSLIEDVYDPVPDTHAGVELEYVRLIAKQSNKFADSIKKAAANVTSQSPYPDNRLAEQLKIVARLVAGGLKTRVYMVTHAFFDTHANQVQAGDTGKGEHARLLGQLSDSIKAFMDDLTKLKASRRVVGMTFSEFGRRIKSNGSMGTDHGAAAPMIIFGDYVLQGVLGSSPDIPTQTNVSDNMPMQYDFRSVYASLLEQWFCVDNMTLQTVLFKDYQRLPIVSGIACGTLTTIDDVNNGSNNLITNYPNPFVTTTTLKYKTRGGQTIVQIFDTMGRLVSTPVNKVQAAGEYSITFDSGKLAAGIFYARIQNGVYQNVRSMLKVKY; this is encoded by the coding sequence ATGAAACGCAGAGACTTTCTTAAATATACCGCTCCGGCAACGATCCTGCCGACCTTTATAAATGGCTTTGCCGTAAAGGCGTTTGCCGGCTCTTCGCTGCTGAACGCTTTGCAGAAGTCCGCCGAAGATAATGACCACGTGTTAGTGATGATCCAGATGATCGGTGGTAATGATGGTCTGAATATGATCGTGCCGCTGGATGTTTATGCAGACTATCAGGCAGCACGTACCAACATCGCTATCAAAGAAGGTGAAGTATTGCCGCTGGCAAACAATATAAAAACCGGTTTTCACCCTGCAATGACCGGTCTGCAGGAACTGTATGAGAATGGTAAAGTGTGTGTGGTACAGAGCGTTGGTTATCCTTCTCCGGATTATTCCCACTTCCGCGCAATGGACATCTGGCTGAGTGGTTCAGATCAGAATCAGATCATCGAAACAGGATGGGCCGGCCGTTACCTGGAAACACAATACCCGGGCTTCCCTGATTCTTATGAAGGTTCAGATCCGCTTGCGATCCAGATCGGTTCGCTGACTTCCCCGGTATTCCAGGGCGCTGATGCGAACATGGCGGTTGCCATCTCCAGTTCTTCTGAATTCTATAGCCTGATTGAAGATGTTTATGACCCTGTTCCTGACACCCATGCGGGCGTGGAACTGGAATATGTACGGCTGATCGCTAAACAATCCAACAAATTTGCTGATTCTATCAAGAAGGCTGCTGCGAATGTCACTTCCCAGAGTCCTTACCCTGATAACAGGCTGGCAGAACAGCTTAAAATAGTTGCCCGACTGGTGGCAGGTGGTCTGAAAACCCGTGTGTATATGGTAACGCATGCCTTCTTCGATACGCATGCCAACCAGGTACAGGCTGGTGATACCGGCAAAGGTGAACACGCAAGACTGTTAGGTCAGCTGTCTGATTCCATTAAGGCATTTATGGATGACCTGACTAAACTGAAAGCTTCCCGTCGTGTAGTGGGGATGACTTTCTCTGAGTTTGGACGCCGTATCAAATCAAATGGTAGTATGGGTACTGACCACGGCGCCGCTGCTCCGATGATTATCTTTGGTGACTATGTATTACAGGGTGTACTGGGTTCTTCTCCTGATATTCCTACACAAACCAACGTAAGTGATAATATGCCTATGCAGTACGATTTCCGCTCTGTATATGCATCCCTGCTGGAACAATGGTTCTGTGTGGATAATATGACTCTGCAGACAGTCCTGTTCAAAGACTACCAGCGTCTGCCGATTGTAAGTGGTATCGCCTGTGGTACGCTGACGACGATCGACGATGTGAATAACGGTAGTAACAACCTGATTACCAACTATCCGAATCCGTTCGTTACCACTACTACCCTGAAGTATAAAACCAGGGGCGGACAAACAATCGTCCAGATCTTTGATACCATGGGTCGACTGGTATCCACACCGGTGAATAAGGTACAGGCAGCCGGTGAGTACAGCATCACTTTTGATAGCGGTAAACTGGCGGCAGGTATTTTCTACGCCCGTATACAAAACGGTGTGTATCAGAACGTAAGATCTATGCTGAAGGTGAAATATTAA
- a CDS encoding DUF1800 family protein, translated as MDRRQFLTLPANRQQAAVKAEKTAFRTESGLTAYTGEFGTAQAVHLLKRAMFGSTPEDIAWAKGLGMDAAVDALIDTVNTVTTQPLNTYGEDETGIAPGATWVNSAPPPEEGDLDRMRWSSYKAWWLKVMIDQSRSIQEKMVLFWHNHFVTEMDMVNDSRYIYKYNTMLRANATGNFKVLTKAVTLDPAMLRYLNGYLNGKESPDENYGRELHELFTVGKGPDSAYTEEDVRATAQVLTGYRINPVTMESYFESTQHVITNKEFSSFYNTRKITGKTGAAGATELDDLLDIIFDQQEVSKFISRKLYRFFVYYLIDDAVEQNVITPMAQILRDNNYELKPALKALFKSEHFFDPLNMSALIKSPVEFAVGMVREFDIEFPTEYMAAHESLDTIRNHCANMLQDLGDPPQVAGWEAYHQAPQYHEIWINTDTLPKRNLMSDSMISTGGFGNVKIDPLAFTQKLSDPSNPVTLIQDALDILYRIELSDTSKARLKNFILLSGQSPDSDYYWTDAWNAWISSPTPANRSIVENRLQTLYKYLMNLSEYQLA; from the coding sequence ATGGATCGCAGACAATTCCTTACGCTTCCTGCAAATCGCCAGCAAGCAGCAGTCAAAGCGGAGAAAACCGCCTTTCGTACTGAATCTGGTCTTACAGCATACACGGGAGAATTTGGTACTGCACAGGCAGTACACCTGCTGAAACGCGCGATGTTCGGTTCCACACCTGAAGATATCGCCTGGGCCAAAGGACTGGGCATGGACGCAGCAGTAGATGCCCTCATCGATACAGTGAACACTGTAACCACACAGCCGCTCAATACATATGGTGAAGATGAAACCGGCATCGCACCTGGCGCTACCTGGGTGAATTCCGCTCCTCCTCCTGAAGAAGGAGACCTGGACAGAATGCGCTGGTCATCTTATAAAGCCTGGTGGCTGAAAGTGATGATCGACCAATCACGCAGCATACAGGAGAAAATGGTACTCTTCTGGCATAACCATTTCGTAACCGAAATGGATATGGTGAATGACTCCCGTTATATCTATAAGTATAATACTATGCTGAGGGCGAATGCCACCGGCAATTTTAAAGTGCTGACCAAAGCTGTTACCCTCGATCCGGCAATGCTCAGATATCTGAACGGTTATCTGAACGGAAAGGAAAGTCCTGATGAAAACTATGGCCGCGAACTGCATGAGCTGTTCACCGTAGGTAAAGGACCTGACTCCGCTTATACGGAAGAGGACGTACGTGCAACCGCACAGGTGCTGACAGGGTACAGGATTAATCCTGTTACCATGGAGTCTTATTTTGAGTCTACCCAGCACGTTATTACCAATAAAGAGTTTTCAAGTTTCTATAATACCCGTAAGATCACTGGTAAGACAGGTGCAGCTGGTGCTACCGAACTGGATGACCTGCTGGATATCATTTTTGATCAGCAGGAAGTATCTAAATTCATCAGCCGTAAACTGTACCGTTTCTTTGTATACTACCTGATAGATGATGCGGTAGAGCAGAATGTGATCACGCCAATGGCGCAGATCCTGCGTGATAATAACTACGAACTCAAACCAGCGCTGAAAGCCCTGTTTAAAAGTGAGCACTTCTTTGATCCGCTGAATATGTCAGCATTGATCAAAAGTCCGGTGGAGTTTGCCGTAGGAATGGTGCGCGAATTCGATATTGAATTCCCGACCGAATACATGGCCGCACATGAATCCCTGGATACCATCCGTAACCACTGCGCAAATATGCTGCAGGACCTGGGAGATCCTCCACAGGTAGCCGGTTGGGAAGCCTATCATCAGGCGCCTCAGTATCATGAGATCTGGATCAATACAGATACGTTGCCGAAGCGTAATTTGATGAGTGATTCCATGATCAGTACCGGTGGTTTTGGTAATGTGAAAATCGATCCCCTGGCTTTCACTCAAAAGCTCTCTGATCCTTCCAACCCTGTTACGTTGATCCAGGACGCACTGGATATCTTATACCGTATCGAATTATCTGACACATCAAAGGCAAGACTGAAGAACTTCATTCTGCTGAGCGGCCAGAGTCCTGACAGTGATTACTACTGGACAGACGCCTGGAACGCCTGGATTTCCAGTCCTACACCCGCTAATCGCAGCATTGTGGAAAACCGCCTGCAAACACTGTACAAGTACCTGATGAATTTGTCAGAATATCAATTAGCCTGA